From a single Paenibacillus sp. FSL R5-0345 genomic region:
- a CDS encoding phospholipase D-like domain-containing protein has protein sequence MEIQKNMIDILNYYLSGGSLVRMLGKAGEEVERWLKEIDLEAAKAYRQSIGGVITESQQLLQVPGVSPRLLGQLTEASGRLDSDKLKVLAPQTTWNNRVDPYVNGPECLGMILEEMKKAQHYIHLSMMLFFNDRSGNLVADELFHALKRGVKVRIMVNYTLTALGYENNLAVGQFSKISERLENAGAKLLNTFNSYYTAVEWRVKRKVLEQQGVPESILFLQDKVQEDVEITGLNVIDHRKFMVIDGVTSIIGSLNIGDQYTYVTPVQVSSAVSIEGHLQGIPSKKEEWHDGCFRICGAAAQTLNVMFHSRWLLLGGDPFDVEDAFYHPDVNYHFGEEECTLFASFPGNPVNFIQQYYLDLITYATEETVIVNPYLIDQEFWDRLGELGPDCSSHLSICNPLKVNDHPTNYAAVRGNMYKPFINGVSFYDYSFTGRFSHWKITYDHRSQAVFHGSYNINERSACHDFELGMLVKGEAFAERIKSMIDYDLGVSRKITKKSEFFKHPWLHPSTYLNKVTQNYT, from the coding sequence ATGGAAATACAGAAAAATATGATCGATATCTTGAACTATTATTTATCAGGCGGTTCACTTGTCCGTATGTTGGGCAAAGCAGGAGAAGAGGTGGAGCGTTGGCTAAAGGAGATCGACTTGGAGGCAGCCAAAGCATACCGTCAGTCCATTGGCGGAGTCATCACGGAGAGTCAGCAGCTATTGCAGGTTCCTGGCGTTAGTCCAAGATTGCTGGGGCAACTTACTGAAGCATCAGGCAGATTAGATTCAGATAAGCTAAAAGTTCTGGCCCCACAAACCACATGGAATAATCGAGTAGATCCTTACGTGAACGGACCCGAATGCCTTGGAATGATATTGGAAGAAATGAAGAAGGCACAGCATTATATTCACCTGTCCATGATGCTCTTCTTTAATGACCGTTCAGGCAATCTGGTTGCAGATGAATTATTTCATGCTCTGAAACGGGGGGTGAAGGTACGGATCATGGTCAATTACACGCTGACAGCTTTAGGATATGAGAATAATCTGGCGGTTGGTCAATTCTCTAAAATTTCTGAAAGGCTCGAGAATGCAGGAGCTAAGCTGTTGAATACCTTCAATTCTTATTATACAGCCGTAGAATGGCGTGTGAAGCGGAAGGTTCTGGAGCAGCAAGGCGTACCGGAAAGTATCCTGTTCTTACAGGATAAAGTACAAGAGGATGTAGAGATCACAGGACTGAATGTCATTGATCATCGGAAGTTTATGGTCATTGATGGGGTGACCTCTATTATTGGAAGCCTGAATATTGGCGATCAGTACACATACGTGACACCTGTTCAGGTTTCATCTGCGGTCAGTATAGAAGGACATCTACAGGGGATTCCTAGTAAAAAAGAGGAGTGGCATGATGGATGCTTCCGGATTTGTGGCGCGGCGGCGCAGACTCTGAATGTTATGTTTCATTCCCGTTGGCTGCTATTGGGCGGCGATCCTTTTGACGTAGAGGATGCCTTCTACCATCCGGATGTGAATTATCATTTTGGAGAGGAAGAATGTACGCTGTTTGCAAGTTTTCCGGGCAACCCAGTTAACTTCATTCAGCAATATTACTTAGATTTAATTACCTATGCGACTGAGGAGACGGTGATTGTAAATCCTTATTTGATTGATCAAGAGTTTTGGGATCGGCTAGGGGAGCTAGGGCCAGACTGTTCCAGTCATCTGAGCATTTGCAATCCGCTGAAGGTTAATGATCATCCTACCAATTATGCGGCGGTACGAGGCAATATGTATAAGCCGTTTATCAATGGGGTTTCCTTTTATGATTACAGCTTCACAGGTCGGTTTTCACATTGGAAAATAACCTATGACCATAGATCACAGGCTGTATTTCATGGCTCCTATAACATCAATGAGAGAAGCGCCTGCCATGATTTCGAGCTGGGAATGCTGGTGAAAGGAGAGGCTTTCGCAGAGCGGATAAAGTCTATGATTGATTATGATCTAGGCGTTTCACGAAAGATTACAAAGAAAAGTGAGTTCTTTAAGCATCCTTGGCTGCATCCTAGTACTTATCTGAACAAGGTTACTCAGAATTACACTTGA
- a CDS encoding ArsR/SmtB family transcription factor produces the protein MNTEIQQFKTEFFKALAHPMRIRILELLSEGEKNVNELQAILGSEGSAVSQQLAVLRAKNVVASVKEGTTVIYSLRDPLIKDLLVVAKQIFDNHLVNTISLLEGMRGE, from the coding sequence ATGAACACCGAAATTCAGCAATTTAAGACCGAATTCTTCAAGGCGCTGGCTCATCCGATGCGTATTCGTATCCTGGAACTGCTCAGCGAAGGTGAGAAGAATGTGAATGAGCTGCAAGCGATTCTAGGATCAGAAGGCTCTGCTGTATCTCAGCAGTTAGCTGTTTTACGCGCCAAGAATGTAGTAGCCAGTGTAAAAGAAGGCACCACAGTGATTTATTCGCTACGTGATCCACTGATTAAAGATCTTCTGGTCGTAGCTAAACAAATATTTGATAACCATCTGGTGAATACCATTTCATTGCTTGAGGGTATGCGCGGAGAATAA
- a CDS encoding SulP family inorganic anion transporter, producing MTGWGRYKGYNMNAFRKDLISGTIVGVIAIPLGMAFAIASGVKPEYGIYTTIVAGICISLFGGSKFQIGGPTGAFIPILFAIAMEYGYENLLIAGMMAGVILVLMGLLKLGVLIKFIPRPVTIGFTAGIAVIIFTGQIANFLGLRDIERHERFVDNMKEIGLHLSTVNGYSILTAVICLAVVILAIRFAPKVPGSLVGLLCATVIAALFFSGKVTTIGSAYGDIPNTLPSFRFPDITWERITLLIRPAFIIAMLGAIESLLSAVVADGMTGSRHNSNRELIGQGIANIAAPLFGGIPATGAIARTATNIKSGAVSPISGIVHGVVVFLILLLFAPYASSIPLAAMAPILMVVAWNMSERKEFLHLLKIKTGDSLVLFITFLLTIFADLTLAVEVGLILAVILFVKRMGEVHLVAKVLPDPNSVKVEAHMVTESHDCPQIGIYTVEGPLFFGAAYRFDDTMPSYGSDQPRIILMRMGKVPFMDTTGESNLAELVRHLQAVGGKLMISGIQPQPLELLKRTGLYDTIGEAQFHQHTGEAINDALSSIDYNKCIGCSHAAFRECTAFSCMEEAGNLRGLKGRKKPVIAPELNGGL from the coding sequence ATGACAGGGTGGGGCCGGTATAAAGGCTACAACATGAATGCTTTTCGCAAGGATTTGATTTCGGGGACAATCGTCGGTGTTATTGCCATTCCTTTGGGGATGGCATTTGCTATTGCTTCCGGTGTTAAACCGGAGTATGGCATTTACACGACGATCGTTGCCGGCATATGTATTTCATTGTTCGGAGGATCAAAATTTCAAATTGGCGGGCCGACAGGTGCTTTCATCCCTATCTTATTTGCCATTGCGATGGAGTATGGCTATGAGAACCTGCTTATCGCAGGGATGATGGCAGGGGTTATATTAGTCCTCATGGGATTATTAAAGCTGGGAGTACTGATTAAGTTTATTCCGAGGCCAGTAACGATTGGTTTCACAGCGGGAATAGCGGTCATTATCTTTACCGGACAGATTGCTAATTTCCTTGGATTAAGGGATATAGAACGGCATGAGCGCTTTGTAGATAACATGAAAGAAATAGGGCTTCATCTATCGACGGTGAATGGGTATAGTATTCTGACCGCTGTGATTTGTCTTGCCGTGGTCATCCTAGCAATTCGATTCGCTCCAAAGGTGCCTGGATCATTGGTAGGTCTTCTGTGCGCGACTGTGATTGCTGCGTTATTCTTTAGCGGCAAAGTGACTACGATTGGCTCTGCTTACGGGGACATTCCGAATACCTTACCGAGCTTTCGATTTCCGGACATTACTTGGGAACGGATTACCCTGCTAATTCGTCCGGCATTTATCATTGCAATGTTAGGCGCTATAGAGTCATTGTTATCCGCTGTTGTAGCGGATGGAATGACAGGCAGCCGCCATAATAGCAACCGTGAGCTAATCGGTCAGGGGATCGCGAATATTGCTGCTCCATTGTTCGGAGGCATACCGGCAACAGGAGCAATTGCTAGAACAGCGACGAACATCAAGAGTGGCGCTGTTTCTCCGATCTCAGGGATCGTTCACGGTGTGGTAGTGTTTCTAATTCTCCTGTTGTTCGCACCCTATGCTTCGAGTATTCCTTTAGCTGCGATGGCACCTATCTTAATGGTAGTAGCTTGGAATATGAGTGAGCGCAAAGAGTTCCTTCATTTGCTTAAGATCAAGACCGGCGATTCCTTGGTATTATTCATCACTTTCTTGTTAACAATTTTTGCAGATTTAACGTTGGCTGTAGAGGTGGGATTAATTCTTGCAGTCATTCTGTTTGTGAAACGAATGGGAGAGGTTCATTTGGTGGCCAAAGTACTGCCTGATCCGAATTCCGTTAAGGTAGAAGCACATATGGTCACGGAGAGTCATGATTGTCCGCAAATTGGTATTTACACGGTGGAGGGTCCGCTATTTTTTGGCGCAGCCTATCGATTCGATGATACTATGCCAAGTTATGGCTCAGATCAACCCAGAATTATATTAATGCGTATGGGGAAAGTACCATTCATGGATACCACAGGAGAATCCAATTTGGCAGAACTGGTGCGGCATTTACAAGCTGTTGGAGGGAAACTAATGATCTCCGGCATACAGCCGCAGCCGCTTGAGTTGCTCAAGAGAACTGGACTGTATGACACTATAGGTGAGGCGCAGTTTCATCAGCACACTGGGGAAGCGATTAATGATGCACTTAGCAGTATCGATTACAATAAGTGTATTGGATGTAGCCATGCCGCTTTTAGGGAGTGTACAGCGTTCTCGTGTATGGAAGAGGCGGGAAACCTACGCGGTCTAAAGGGGCGTAAGAAACCTGTAATAGCACCTGAACTAAATGGTGGTCTCTGA
- a CDS encoding DUF1361 domain-containing protein → MKELNYPKVFMLLAGLSVATLAVYRVVSLQTDSFYAFLIWNLFLAWIPFLFSMAAYELDKRKIGGLLLIPLGVAWLLFFPNAPYLMTDLVHLTIRKSRYIVDGTIQNRYWYDLVTLLLFTWSGWLTGFFSLYQFQTVVYRKSSLLFSWIFVLAACVLGGYGVLLGRVYRLNSWDVLTDRHQLYQLVMDSLNRQSVFFSLFIAFVLLVIYATMYCLLNGLGTSERGRGAKSIRG, encoded by the coding sequence ATGAAGGAATTGAATTATCCGAAGGTGTTTATGCTCTTGGCAGGTCTGTCTGTGGCGACATTGGCCGTATATCGTGTAGTGTCACTACAGACGGATTCGTTTTATGCATTTTTAATCTGGAATTTGTTCCTGGCTTGGATTCCGTTCCTGTTCTCTATGGCTGCTTATGAACTGGATAAAAGGAAGATAGGTGGCTTGCTGCTTATTCCCCTAGGCGTCGCTTGGCTGCTGTTCTTTCCGAACGCGCCTTATCTCATGACGGATCTGGTGCATCTGACGATAAGAAAAAGTAGATATATCGTGGATGGCACCATTCAGAATCGGTATTGGTATGACTTGGTAACTCTCTTATTGTTCACTTGGAGCGGTTGGCTAACCGGGTTCTTCTCTTTATACCAGTTCCAGACGGTTGTTTATCGCAAGAGCAGCCTGCTGTTCTCTTGGATATTCGTACTCGCGGCATGTGTGCTTGGGGGATATGGAGTTCTGCTTGGCCGAGTCTACAGGCTGAATAGCTGGGATGTACTGACGGACCGGCATCAGTTGTACCAACTGGTTATGGACAGCTTGAATCGACAATCGGTATTTTTCAGCTTGTTTATTGCGTTTGTATTACTGGTTATCTACGCTACGATGTACTGTTTGCTGAATGGTCTTGGAACCAGTGAAAGAGGAAGGGGCGCTAAGAGCATTCGTGGTTAA
- a CDS encoding MGMT family protein: MTPFTEQVIRIIQSIPEGKVMTYGGIARAAGSPRGARQVVRILHSMSRKYKLPWHRVINAKGMISLTEDESSSLQKLYLQEEGIIFNEKGVVDLKQYQFDPEFMD, encoded by the coding sequence ATGACACCATTTACGGAACAAGTGATACGTATTATACAATCCATACCTGAAGGTAAGGTGATGACTTACGGAGGAATAGCACGTGCGGCAGGAAGCCCAAGAGGCGCGAGGCAGGTCGTTCGGATCCTTCATTCCATGAGTAGAAAATACAAGCTTCCCTGGCATCGGGTCATCAACGCCAAAGGAATGATCTCCTTGACTGAAGATGAATCCAGCTCCCTCCAGAAGCTTTATTTGCAGGAGGAAGGGATTATTTTTAATGAAAAAGGTGTGGTAGATCTGAAACAATACCAATTTGATCCCGAATTTATGGATTAA
- a CDS encoding spore germination protein, with the protein MEKQTTENNRKDSQQNKKSGQTLSTSLDEMMDLFRQIFKDDGTLRIRVINNEGSEALRFGLVYVDGMVDREMIQYGVIKPLMKFDFTAMDSGNTAELMEKIRTMVINISDVVCSTSLDEMVSGVVAGKTLFLMDGFAGALNISAQGWETKAIAEPLTEKSVKGPREGFTESLLVNLTLIRRRVQSPDLKLIYGQVGVRSKTETCICYIEGLASPDVVKELQNRIQQVDIDVVLDTSILSELIRDEPFSPFEMTGSTERPDSVVSKMMEGRVALLMEGSPYAMTVPYLFVENFQASADYYINYYFGSFNRMIRVLGAFLSISIPALYVALVTYSQEMLPTMLLLSISTSRVAVPFPTVVEVLFMLTIFEILREAGERIPTYIGQAISIVGALVLGQAAVEARIVSAPMIIVVGLTGIMALLNPRLTGPLIVVRSLLLFATFFLGLYGYFLGVIGLVIHLMSLRSFGVQYMLGIGSIHPQDIKDTAIRAPWWHMYLRPAMIGARNRKRKATNKARNRS; encoded by the coding sequence TTGGAGAAACAGACGACAGAGAATAACCGCAAAGATTCTCAGCAAAATAAGAAGTCTGGGCAGACTCTAAGTACGTCACTGGATGAAATGATGGACCTGTTTCGGCAAATATTTAAGGACGATGGAACCCTTAGAATCAGAGTGATAAATAATGAGGGCAGTGAAGCTCTTCGCTTCGGGTTAGTTTATGTTGACGGGATGGTTGACAGGGAAATGATCCAGTACGGAGTGATTAAGCCCCTAATGAAATTTGATTTTACGGCAATGGATAGCGGGAATACAGCTGAACTGATGGAAAAAATCCGGACGATGGTTATTAACATTAGCGATGTAGTCTGCTCTACGAGTTTGGATGAGATGGTTAGCGGGGTCGTAGCTGGAAAAACACTATTTCTGATGGATGGCTTTGCGGGTGCGCTAAACATTAGTGCACAGGGGTGGGAAACGAAGGCTATCGCGGAGCCTTTGACGGAAAAAAGCGTCAAGGGTCCAAGAGAAGGTTTTACAGAGTCGCTGCTTGTAAACTTGACTCTCATTCGCCGAAGGGTGCAAAGTCCGGACTTAAAGTTGATTTATGGCCAGGTCGGGGTTCGTTCCAAAACAGAAACATGTATTTGTTATATTGAAGGTTTGGCCTCACCGGATGTTGTGAAAGAGCTGCAGAACCGAATTCAGCAGGTGGACATAGATGTTGTATTGGATACGTCTATTCTTTCGGAGCTTATTCGAGATGAACCCTTTTCACCCTTTGAAATGACGGGAAGCACAGAACGTCCTGATTCTGTAGTGAGCAAAATGATGGAAGGTAGAGTTGCCTTATTAATGGAAGGCAGTCCTTATGCAATGACAGTGCCCTATTTGTTTGTGGAGAATTTTCAGGCTAGTGCTGATTATTATATTAACTATTACTTTGGTTCATTTAACCGAATGATAAGGGTACTTGGGGCCTTTTTGTCTATTAGTATTCCTGCTTTGTATGTAGCGTTGGTTACCTATAGTCAGGAAATGCTGCCTACTATGTTGTTGCTCAGTATTTCAACGTCGAGAGTAGCCGTTCCTTTTCCGACTGTGGTGGAGGTCTTGTTCATGCTAACGATATTTGAAATTCTGCGAGAGGCAGGAGAACGAATACCGACCTACATTGGTCAGGCGATTAGCATCGTAGGTGCGCTTGTACTGGGTCAGGCGGCTGTAGAAGCGAGAATCGTCAGCGCTCCTATGATTATTGTAGTAGGTCTAACGGGAATTATGGCTTTGCTCAACCCTAGATTGACGGGACCTCTAATCGTGGTAAGGTCACTTTTGCTGTTCGCAACCTTTTTTCTAGGATTGTACGGGTATTTTCTGGGTGTGATCGGACTAGTGATTCATTTGATGAGTTTACGTTCCTTTGGGGTCCAGTACATGCTTGGAATAGGCTCTATTCATCCGCAAGACATTAAGGATACAGCTATAAGGGCGCCGTGGTGGCATATGTATCTACGTCCGGCGATGATTGGGGCACGTAATCGAAAGAGAAAAGCGACAAATAAAGCAAGGAATCGGTCATGA
- a CDS encoding Ger(x)C family spore germination protein, whose product MRKMKRGLLACISLLFLISILGCWDYTEIEDRAVVAGIGIDKDSDGKLLATVEIVDTKEGMKSSQAGYKMVSLSGKTMFDIVRSMISITGKKLFWSHSKAIILSEEVAKEGAVKVIDWYNRDTETRSDVYVFVSKGKKAQEVINLNSSTETIMSYGLAQQMAIEKNVSTAPVVEIWDFIEKLETPGDCAIAPLVYIHEKNGQKNPRVSGTAIFKMDKMIGKLSGDETKYMLFVKDDIKGGVLTVNNEEGTPDFTLEIFSNETKIKPVWVNGKLQLQIQTITHTGLDEVMTTEGFTSLNSKNVIEKRAAKELEENMRSVIKRVQSDYHTDIFGFGEKIHENMPKTWSELDKDWEREFSDLDVVVNSTIIIESSAQNSRSIQIHQE is encoded by the coding sequence ATGAGGAAAATGAAAAGAGGATTGCTAGCTTGTATATCGCTATTATTTCTGATCAGTATCTTAGGCTGTTGGGATTACACCGAGATTGAAGATAGGGCAGTTGTAGCAGGCATTGGCATCGATAAAGATTCTGACGGTAAGCTGTTAGCGACGGTCGAAATCGTGGATACGAAAGAGGGGATGAAATCTAGTCAAGCGGGTTATAAGATGGTTAGTCTTTCAGGTAAAACGATGTTTGATATTGTACGAAGCATGATTTCAATAACGGGAAAGAAACTATTTTGGAGCCATTCCAAGGCGATCATTCTCAGTGAGGAGGTAGCAAAGGAAGGGGCTGTAAAAGTGATTGATTGGTATAACAGAGATACAGAAACTCGGTCGGATGTTTACGTGTTTGTGTCTAAAGGGAAGAAGGCTCAGGAAGTAATCAATTTAAACAGCTCAACAGAGACTATTATGTCATATGGTCTTGCGCAGCAGATGGCGATTGAAAAAAATGTGAGTACGGCTCCGGTTGTGGAGATTTGGGACTTTATCGAAAAGCTGGAGACACCCGGGGATTGTGCTATAGCTCCTCTTGTATATATTCATGAAAAAAACGGTCAGAAGAATCCACGTGTTAGTGGAACAGCTATATTCAAAATGGACAAAATGATTGGCAAGCTAAGCGGTGATGAGACCAAGTACATGTTGTTTGTTAAAGATGATATTAAGGGAGGGGTGTTAACCGTGAATAATGAAGAGGGAACCCCCGACTTTACACTTGAGATTTTCTCTAATGAAACAAAGATAAAGCCTGTTTGGGTCAACGGTAAGCTCCAATTACAGATTCAAACGATCACACATACCGGGCTTGATGAGGTGATGACTACTGAAGGATTTACGAGTCTAAATAGTAAGAACGTTATAGAAAAGCGTGCTGCAAAGGAATTAGAGGAGAATATGCGCTCTGTAATTAAGAGGGTGCAGTCGGATTATCATACCGATATTTTTGGATTTGGGGAGAAAATCCATGAGAATATGCCTAAGACCTGGTCCGAGCTAGATAAAGATTGGGAACGGGAATTCTCTGATCTAGATGTGGTTGTAAATTCAACAATAATTATTGAGAGCAGTGCTCAAAACTCAAGATCTATCCAGATCCATCAAGAGTAG
- a CDS encoding GerAB/ArcD/ProY family transporter — translation MKKEIIPTGHSISIVVLFIIGTSLFMGLPGKSGNSSWIALLMAISLTVPLLFMYARFHVLFPGKDLFDLLITVFGSIFGRVVSCAYIWYALHMGALVLRNFGEFSKTVALTETPMIAPMLCMALLCIWVVKAGIEVIGRCAKLFLLLLLAEVFFIEILAIPKLKYHYLKPFLDTGWSPVFADAWGTFTFPFAEIVLFMGVFSHLPAKESAKKILLSGLLISGGVILLVSLRNLLILNPEIVQSLYFPSYVAVSRINIGDFLTRMEASSAVGFVITIFIKASICLYVASVGVAKLFKLKSYRSVVLQLGLIVVYFSQFIFKDIMEMQHFAYTIYPIYALPFQVIIPLVLWICAEIMVNRNKHKQVATQQ, via the coding sequence ATGAAAAAAGAGATCATACCCACAGGGCATTCTATAAGTATTGTTGTTCTATTTATTATTGGGACCTCACTATTCATGGGACTGCCGGGAAAATCGGGCAACAGTAGCTGGATTGCTCTGCTTATGGCCATATCGCTAACGGTTCCCCTGCTGTTTATGTACGCCAGATTTCATGTGCTTTTTCCGGGTAAGGATCTATTTGATCTATTGATCACGGTATTTGGGTCTATCTTCGGGAGAGTAGTTTCCTGTGCGTATATATGGTATGCGCTGCATATGGGGGCGCTCGTCCTAAGGAATTTTGGGGAATTTAGTAAAACGGTTGCCTTGACAGAGACGCCTATGATTGCACCCATGTTATGCATGGCACTGTTATGTATTTGGGTGGTTAAGGCAGGAATTGAGGTGATTGGGAGATGTGCTAAGCTATTTCTACTGCTTCTTTTGGCTGAGGTTTTTTTTATTGAAATCTTAGCGATCCCCAAGCTCAAGTATCACTATTTGAAGCCTTTTCTTGATACTGGATGGTCACCGGTATTTGCAGATGCATGGGGAACATTTACCTTTCCATTTGCTGAAATTGTTCTTTTTATGGGAGTATTCAGTCATTTGCCGGCAAAAGAATCAGCCAAAAAGATTCTGCTAAGCGGATTGTTGATTTCTGGTGGGGTGATTTTGCTCGTTTCTCTGCGGAATTTACTGATTCTCAATCCTGAAATTGTTCAAAGCTTATACTTCCCCTCTTATGTAGCGGTTAGTCGGATTAATATAGGGGATTTTTTGACTCGAATGGAGGCATCCTCCGCAGTTGGATTTGTAATCACGATATTTATAAAGGCCAGCATATGTTTATATGTGGCTAGTGTTGGAGTTGCTAAGTTATTCAAATTGAAGAGTTACCGATCCGTTGTGCTTCAGCTGGGATTGATTGTGGTTTATTTCTCTCAATTTATCTTCAAGGATATTATGGAGATGCAACATTTTGCCTATACAATTTATCCTATATATGCACTTCCATTTCAGGTGATTATTCCACTGGTATTGTGGATTTGTGCTGAAATTATGGTTAATAGAAATAAACATAAGCAGGTAGCTACACAGCAATAG
- a CDS encoding antibiotic biosynthesis monooxygenase family protein — protein MILEAAMLQVKPGLTSDFEKSFKEASSLISSIEGYMGHELQQCLEDDHKYLLLVKWRTLEDHTIGFRESSQYQEWKALLHHYYDPFPVVEHFTRINLD, from the coding sequence ATGATTTTGGAAGCTGCGATGCTACAAGTGAAGCCTGGTTTGACTTCTGATTTTGAAAAGAGCTTCAAGGAGGCATCAAGCTTAATTTCTTCAATAGAAGGCTACATGGGGCATGAACTGCAACAGTGCTTGGAGGATGATCATAAGTATTTGCTTCTTGTGAAGTGGAGAACGCTTGAAGATCACACCATAGGATTCAGAGAATCGAGCCAGTATCAGGAATGGAAGGCGCTACTTCACCATTACTACGATCCATTTCCGGTAGTTGAACACTTTACCCGTATTAATCTGGACTAA
- a CDS encoding phosphotransferase family protein — MKAKLVGKGRTAEIWQHEDQKILKLYLEDVSEQNISREYKISQFVHSQGVRTPQPFELISEQSRQGIVFQQIKGPSLLKVMGEKPWKVSMYARMMARLHYDLHKLEITEEIGQQKDMLKWNIMGAPMLSEDEKSIILSYLEKLPQGTHLCHGDFHPDNVLMDDQLWVIDWMTGVVGEPAADAARSVVMFSMGAMPPGASALSRMMIGFIRKKLTKGYIREYLHLSGCTYEDIDRWILPIAAARLVEGLPPPEKELIVKEVRKRLQAIIEVPS, encoded by the coding sequence GTGAAGGCGAAGCTTGTCGGGAAAGGTAGAACAGCTGAGATCTGGCAGCATGAGGATCAGAAGATTCTAAAGTTGTACCTAGAGGATGTTTCAGAGCAGAATATTAGCCGAGAATATAAGATCAGCCAGTTTGTGCACTCGCAGGGCGTCCGGACACCACAGCCATTTGAACTCATTTCTGAACAATCAAGACAAGGTATTGTATTTCAACAAATTAAAGGTCCCTCCCTGCTAAAGGTGATGGGTGAGAAGCCTTGGAAAGTTAGTATGTATGCCAGAATGATGGCTAGGCTTCACTATGATTTGCATAAGCTTGAAATTACTGAGGAGATCGGACAGCAGAAGGATATGTTGAAGTGGAATATCATGGGGGCTCCAATGCTTAGTGAAGATGAGAAGTCAATCATTCTGAGCTATCTGGAGAAGCTACCACAAGGAACTCATTTATGCCATGGTGATTTCCATCCTGACAATGTGCTTATGGACGATCAGCTCTGGGTAATCGACTGGATGACAGGAGTGGTGGGAGAACCGGCGGCCGATGCTGCTCGATCCGTAGTGATGTTCAGTATGGGAGCTATGCCCCCTGGTGCCTCTGCCTTATCGAGAATGATGATAGGTTTTATTAGAAAGAAATTAACCAAGGGATACATTCGGGAGTATCTCCATTTATCAGGATGTACTTATGAGGACATAGACCGCTGGATTCTGCCTATCGCTGCCGCGCGTCTGGTGGAAGGACTTCCGCCACCGGAGAAGGAGCTAATAGTAAAAGAAGTTCGTAAACGTCTACAAGCCATAATCGAGGTCCCAAGCTGA
- a CDS encoding DUF1697 domain-containing protein, translating to MTTYIALLRGINVGGNKIIKMQDLKTMLQSLSFHNVRTYIQSGNVIFESDEESESFLSGVIERQIHEVFGFEVSVIIRTLAEMEKVLANNPFQLSEPEAFKKWYVSFLPAEPSVEALDKLRIYEDGADKVRFVGREMYMLYEVSVSQSPLFKVPFDKILGMTLTARNWNTVNKLITMGRME from the coding sequence ATGACTACCTATATTGCATTGCTGCGTGGCATTAATGTCGGCGGCAACAAAATCATTAAGATGCAGGATCTGAAGACAATGTTGCAATCCCTTAGCTTTCACAATGTACGGACGTATATTCAGAGCGGAAATGTAATATTTGAAAGTGATGAGGAATCGGAGAGCTTTCTTAGCGGAGTTATTGAACGTCAGATTCATGAGGTGTTTGGTTTTGAAGTCTCTGTTATAATTCGTACACTGGCTGAGATGGAGAAAGTACTCGCAAACAATCCTTTTCAGCTATCCGAGCCAGAGGCGTTCAAGAAATGGTATGTCTCCTTTTTACCGGCTGAGCCTTCAGTCGAGGCGCTTGATAAGCTGCGTATTTATGAGGATGGAGCAGATAAAGTGCGTTTTGTCGGCAGAGAGATGTACATGTTATATGAGGTCAGTGTGAGCCAATCGCCGCTTTTCAAGGTTCCTTTTGACAAAATATTGGGTATGACGCTTACAGCACGTAATTGGAATACGGTGAATAAGCTCATTACTATGGGCAGGATGGAATAG